The genomic DNA CCAATACATTTTGAGTCACAAACCTAACAGTTTTGTGACTTAGTGGCTATTATCAAGAGACTAATTTGCACAGTGGAGGTTTCCATTTAGATTTTGCGGATGGGCTTCCAATTGATCCATGCTTCGGATGGAGTCTTGCTGATAATGGTTTGTTGGTGATATGTTGAGAACATGTACAGTTCAACATGCTATGTGCAATCTGGACAATGTTGTGATTCTTTCATTTGCCACAACATTGTGAATTTTAACTCGGCTTCTATAGATTTTTAAGTTGTATCAGACTAGTATACTAGAtaggattattttttaaagagcTAAAATGCAACTATTGTGGATATTCCAAAAACATGGTTTTTGGTATGAGCAGAAGttaaatttttggaaaagcTTTGTGCTCAACTTGAGCTCTCACGTGTTGGGGGATGCTAGCAAGTGGTGTCACTTTTTGAAGAACCCATAGCACATGACGGCACATGGTTAACCTTTTTGAGTGCTACACTTTGTATGTAGGCTCACTGGTGGTAGGCAATCCCTTTGATGGCCTTTCCTCTCTCGTTCTCCCTTTAGTTTGGTGTTTGTGGCTTAGTGATGCTGTTGACTTTCTTCTCTTTGGAATTTTAGCTTGTTGCTTTCTTTGGGCTATTGATGTTTGTTATattacatgatatatatatattttagtattgTTTCTATTGCTACAACAATTGACTTTTGAATCTGTTTCATCAAGTTGAAGGGGAGGGCGGGGGGGTGGAGGAGCCtgggaaaataatttttttgcaaGTACCAAAGACATTTGTGTGAAAATTGTCTTTTTTGCAAGATCCAAAAGTTATTTGTTTGAACATTATGAAAAGAATTTGCATTTTAGAGTATTCCAGAAATATGAAGTCCAATATGTTTGAATTTGAAGTGTTTAAATTTGATCCGtcatttgattaatttttgtatGTAGTCATAAGTCATGATATTGTATGTTTTAGGAAGTAGAATGAATTTCCATTATCCCTTTCTCTACTTCATAGAAATCtctcctttattcttttttatatacaaaaaaCAATATTTGCATTCTCCACTTAGCTTCAAAAGGACATTAAAATGTCAATAAAGTTTAAAGAGCAATGAATAAATGGATAGCTGTCAAATTTATATGGGAACCCTATAATAATCAAGAAGAAAAAAGCATGAGAAACTCTCCACTATTGATAAAATAATGAGCACAAAAAATCTCTAGAAAATTAGATAGACAAATAAAGGTGGATACTAGAAATACTTCTAAGACTATACTTGAAGACTTCAGGAATACAAAAATGTTTGTCACTTCACACACTAAAAGAGTTGCACAAGAATACAGAAGGAATCTTTTGGCAAGAGGAATTCTCTTCAGATGGGATGCTTGATTTCCCATTTGAACTCCTATTTATAGGGAAAATTGGATGCACAAGGATCAAATTGGATCTTTTTACACCAAAAACGAACTTTATTGTATGCAGAGGGAAGCTGCCACCAGTGAACCAAAAATCAGATTTTAGGCATGATTGGTTCAACCAATTCAATTGAATTAGCTTATTGAATATTCAGTGTTGTGGACCCATCGTCTTTCTTGGATGTTCTTAACAAGCACATGAAATGGAAGCTTTGGAGTTTTCACAAATTCCCATCTAGtcagattaaggcttgtgaatgtTGCTCTATTGCTGATAttggcattttttttaattgaagtgGTGAAGCACAACACGTGGAGTGGAGTAAGATCCAAACTCCTACTGATGAGGTGGTGGTACCTTACGACAGTTTAGCACCAGCTCCTGAAggtaatttcaaattttattaattaattgattaatttttcttttcattttctttgtccAAAGCCAGAAAAGGTGATATCCACATTTTCCTACATCTTTCTTAAGAAAGTCATAacaatctgattttttttttttgcagataCTGCTGAAACTAAGAAGCTATTGGACAAACTTGTTGTGTTAAAGCTTAATGGAGGCTTGGGAACTACAATGGGCTGTACTGGTCCTAAGTATGATTTCACTTCCTTCTTGATATAACTTTTATCCTTTCATCCAACTGAATTATATCATATGTACATTGTTTTTGGTACTGTGTGATCAAAGAAGTTTACCTACTTTCGATTCCCTTGCAACTTAGCCATTTCCTTTGGCTTCTTTTTTGTTAgctttattttggtgtgtttctATGCGGTTAACAATTTTAGTTTCTGCAGCTTAAATACGTATTGGACCCAATGGCTTCATTCCAATTTTATGATGCTTATCCAAGGTTGCTGGATTGCTTAGTATATGCTTGTGTGTATATAACTGTGATAAATTTGCATAGAGATGGTCTTGCTAGCATTTGAATAGTGTCAGCAATTAAATTCTTCAGCTGCCATTCATAGCACTCATAGTCCCAGGTCTTGATTTAAATTACGCTCTTAAGCTGAAGAATTAATATATAGTtaggattttgttttatatcatgGATAACATGATCCATGACAAAGGCCTTTAtgacttgaaaagaaaaaatgtcaaTACATATATTATTCTCAACCTTCTTTAGcacaaattttgcattttacTGTAATTTTGGATGATTATCAAGTATGtgcatattttgataaaaatatagcTCCTTGATTGTTCTAACCCCTGATGGAGTAATTTTACCACTTTTGAACTATTCTGAATGCAGATCTGTCATCGAAGTTCGTAATGGGTTGACTTTCTTGGACTTAATTGTCATCCAAATTGAggtcctttatatatatatatatattccatatgtatattttctttatattttgtcaATGTATTCATAGTTCTATTTTCCTTCCAATTGACCTTTCCTGGTTTACAGATCTTGAACTCCAAGTATGGATGCAACGTTCCTTTGGTACTAATGAACTCATTCAATACTCATGATGATACACAAAAGGTTAACTTGCAGTTGTTTTCACATCTCTTCTTTTTTTAGAGCCTTCTTTAGTCTAGTTAATACTGATCTGTTGAGGTTGTGAATGCAGATTGTGGAAAAATATACCAAATCAaacattgagatccatacattTAATCAGGTTTGTGAATCTATGCAAGTTCTGTAGCACCCAATCCTGATGCCTTTTCTTTTATGGAATTATAGAATTTGAATCTGTGTTTTCCCTCAATTTATTTGCACAGAGCCAGTACCCTCGGTTGGTTGTTGATGACTTTATGCCACTGCCAAGCAAGGGAAATACTGGCAAGGATGGATGGTAGTGTATcacttgtttctttatttttttgccaaTATAATGTACATTGTGTTCAATTAGAAATACAACCTAGAAATACTTGTTGCGTTTAAAGGTATCCTCCAGGCCATGGTGATGTATTCCCGTCACTGAAGAATAGTGGCAAGCTTGACACATTTTTGTCACAGGTTTAACTttaagttcatttctctttaaacttttgagacatgcTTGTCTAGTTTGTTCATTTCAtacaattttcttattttgtttcctAACCAACCTCTCTTCTCATCCTTAACAGGGAAAGGAATATGTTTTTATTGCAAACTCAGATAACTTGGGTGCTATTGTTGATTTGAGTATCCTTATTGTGGCCACTTTTTTTGGCCTTTGATACTTACCTTTGCAAGTTTACTTATATGAATTATACGTGGCATAACAATTTCAGATTGAGGATTATTTGGATGGATggatttcttaattttttattgcaGAGATCTTGAATCATTTGATCCAAAATAAGAATGAATACTGTATGGAGGTACCTAAATTTGGTTGGTTTAAGTTACATTTCTTCCTCAAGACTCTTTCTATAGCTTAATGGCTTTGCAGGTGACACCCAAAACATTGGCTGATGTTAAAGGTGGCACTCTGATTTCCTATGAAGGAAGGGTTCAGGTAAATACTTAATTCATGTTAAATGTGCAGCAGTCTTCATTAAGATTTGGAGACTTCTTAGCACCTGGCATTTTAATTGCTCGCATCCTGCAAGTATAATGATTTTGTTCTCTGTTGTGTTAATTAATTCATGCATTTGAGCTGCAAATACAATCTTCTTATTGATGTTTTCCATGCCTCGTGTGATGCAGCTTCTTGAAATTGCACAAGTTCCTGATGAACATGTGAGCTCtagttccatttctttttccCATTTCATTCTTTTATGTCTTTCATTTTTGGTTTCTTTGACAATTCTTATTTTCGTTATTCTTGCTTATGTAAATTTCAATTTGAAGATGTGGTCTGTACTTCtgatttggagaaagaggatGATGGAATTGGGAGTTGGGCTCATCTTGGGGTTTGGGGATAGAGGACCATTGAATTAGGAGGTGAGGAGGCAATAATCTATAGTATAAGGAGATCCTGACGGTGAGTATCCTGGATGTTTTGATAAACAAAATTAGTTGAAAGAGATGACAAGATTTGGTGCCATTCATGGATCAAGCTGTTTGTTTCCATTATCATGGAATTGAACTTCAGTGAGGTGCCAAACATTTGACTATGAGTATACACTGTTAGCCTACTGCTTAAGTATacttgagttaaattaattcaatgcATCTAAGGAAACCACAGAATTATGGTGCTAGATGGTGGATCAAGATGCACTAGCAGGGGCCATGGCTGCACCACCCcctgaaattttcaaatatgCTTTATTGCTGTCATGATATATAGTAGTAATTTTGCCCCTTGAAAGTGCTAGTAATTATGCTTTCCTCTGAtctaaatttctctctcacttCACATATGTTTCCAGTATAGCCTACAAAGTGACAGTATAGCTTTACGGCCCTTACCTTGGATATTTATTTCCTTTAACATCTCTTTGTAAATCAAATTTTGGTGAAATAATCCATACCAATGCTTGATAAACAATTGATGTGAACATTTATTTCTTGGTAACAAGACTTCCTGCTTTGACAAACCGGTAACACATTCAAAGTATTTCTTGAAGTGAATATTATAGGTGTCCTTAACACATTAAACTGATTGCCTTGCTTAATTATTTGAATCATTTAAACTTTGGGGTTTTTATCTGCGGTCAAGCTATTTAACTTGTAGCTATTTTGGAGCTCTTATTAAGACTGTTAATTGTCGATATTATTTTGCTGGGTTTAGATCCTAGATTGGGGATGTTTCACTCTTTATAAAAATACCCTGTGCCTACTTTATCATTATTCCAAATGGATTGTTTACTAGttttttacttttccaagatTGCGCTGAGGAATGTAATTGTTTTGTCCAGGTCAATGAATTCAAGTCAATTgagaagttcaaaattttcaataccaACAACTTGTAAGTCATCCACTTATACGTTTATGAATATGCAGACACTTTAGTACTAACTCTGTGTTGTGCTAGATGGGTGAACTTGCATGCTATCAAAAGGCTTGCTGAAGCAGATGCATTGAAGATGGAGATCATTCCAAACCCCAAAGTATATGTTTGTTTTACTTTGATGGTTGCTACTACAAGCCACTTTAATGGGCAACCATTGATGATGTTATTCTGATTTTCAGGAAGTGGATGGGGTC from Diospyros lotus cultivar Yz01 chromosome 4, ASM1463336v1, whole genome shotgun sequence includes the following:
- the LOC127800012 gene encoding UTP--glucose-1-phosphate uridylyltransferase produces the protein MAATATLSAADADKLSKLQSAVASLPQISDNEKSGFISLIARYLSGEAQHVEWSKIQTPTDEVVVPYDSLAPAPEDTAETKKLLDKLVVLKLNGGLGTTMGCTGPKSVIEVRNGLTFLDLIVIQIEILNSKYGCNVPLVLMNSFNTHDDTQKIVEKYTKSNIEIHTFNQSQYPRLVVDDFMPLPSKGNTGKDGWYPPGHGDVFPSLKNSGKLDTFLSQGKEYVFIANSDNLGAIVDLKILNHLIQNKNEYCMEVTPKTLADVKGGTLISYEGRVQLLEIAQVPDEHVNEFKSIEKFKIFNTNNLWVNLHAIKRLAEADALKMEIIPNPKEVDGVKVLQLETAAGAAIRFFNNAIGINVPRSRFLPVKATSDLLLVQSDLYTLNDGFVIRNPARTNPSNPSIELGPEFKKVANFLSRFKSIPSIIGLDSLKVTGDAWFGAGITLKGKVVVAAKPGVKLEVPDGAVIENKEIHGPEDI